A part of Oncorhynchus masou masou isolate Uvic2021 chromosome 30, UVic_Omas_1.1, whole genome shotgun sequence genomic DNA contains:
- the LOC135522540 gene encoding DNA topoisomerase 2-binding protein 1-A-like isoform X1 has translation MLCIILINHKTKILRYEDYTKLSLTFDPFDPALCDVTDQQMGQRVMTPLVEEPEPDLLTPAFPLSNSPVPPEAQTEECEAEKKPPRFQLSSLIPQERIGYTTLIDELGGVMLDKQCFDPSCSHIIVGTPLRNEKYLAAMAVGKWILHRSYLEDCRSVGHFNPGGGV, from the exons atgcTTTGTATCATTTTAATTAACCACAAAACAAAgattttgagatatgaagactATACTAAACTTTCATTGACCTTTGACCCCTTCGATCCAGCGTTGTGTGATGTCACTGACCAGCAGATGGGTCAGAGGGTGATGACCCCACTAGTGGAGGAGCCAGAGCCTGACCTCCTCACCCCTGccttccctctctccaactctcccgtGCCCCCAGAGGCACAG ACTGAGGAGTGTGAGGCGGAGAAGAAGCCTCCTCGATTCCAGCTGTCCTCCCTTATCCCCCAGGAGAGGATAGGCTACACCACCCTCATAGACGAGCTGG GTGGTGTGATGCTGGACAAGCAGTGCTTTGACCCCAGCTGCTCCCACATCATTGTGGGGACCCCTCTGAGGAATGAGAAATACCTGGCAGCCATGGCCGTGGGGAAGTGGATCCTGCACCGCTCCTACCTGGAGGACTGTCGCTCCGTGGGACACTTCAATCCAG GAGGAGGAGTATGA
- the LOC135522540 gene encoding DNA topoisomerase 2-binding protein 1-A-like isoform X2: MGQRVMTPLVEEPEPDLLTPAFPLSNSPVPPEAQVTTHAASLPLTEECEAEKKPPRFQLSSLIPQERIGYTTLIDELGGVMLDKQCFDPSCSHIIVGTPLRNEKYLAAMAVGKWILHRSYLEDCRSVGHFNPGGGV; encoded by the exons ATGGGTCAGAGGGTGATGACCCCACTAGTGGAGGAGCCAGAGCCTGACCTCCTCACCCCTGccttccctctctccaactctcccgtGCCCCCAGAGGCACAGGTAACCACACacgcagcctccctccctctt ACTGAGGAGTGTGAGGCGGAGAAGAAGCCTCCTCGATTCCAGCTGTCCTCCCTTATCCCCCAGGAGAGGATAGGCTACACCACCCTCATAGACGAGCTGG GTGGTGTGATGCTGGACAAGCAGTGCTTTGACCCCAGCTGCTCCCACATCATTGTGGGGACCCCTCTGAGGAATGAGAAATACCTGGCAGCCATGGCCGTGGGGAAGTGGATCCTGCACCGCTCCTACCTGGAGGACTGTCGCTCCGTGGGACACTTCAATCCAG GAGGAGGAGTATGA